Proteins found in one Tepidamorphus gemmatus genomic segment:
- the hisG gene encoding ATP phosphoribosyltransferase yields MSAPLLIAVPSKGRLQENADRFFARAGLDLVRSRGARDYRGTIAGIDGVEVLFLSASEITRELAAGNVHLGITGEDLVREMIADADSRVELVTPLGFGAANVVVAVPQMWIDVRSMADLDDVAQGFHARHGRRLRVATKYVNLTRRFFAEHSVGDYLIVESAGATEGAPASGTADLIVDITTTGATLAANALKVLDDGVILESQANLVAALGAAWHDSTLVALRTLLDRIAAEERARTMREVRAAVEGDARKVFEELRSRFDCVAPFGVEKSAPLVLHVSVDRLYGLVDRLRDSGARTVTVSVLDYVFLADNPLYDRVIGRLRAASGSRRARTE; encoded by the coding sequence ATGAGCGCACCGTTGCTGATCGCCGTCCCCTCGAAGGGGCGGCTGCAGGAAAATGCCGATCGCTTCTTCGCCCGCGCCGGCCTCGATCTGGTGCGCAGCCGTGGCGCGCGCGACTACCGGGGCACCATCGCCGGGATCGACGGGGTCGAGGTGCTGTTCCTTTCCGCGTCCGAGATTACCCGTGAACTGGCGGCCGGCAATGTTCATCTCGGCATCACCGGCGAGGATCTGGTGCGCGAGATGATCGCCGATGCGGACAGTCGCGTCGAACTCGTCACGCCGCTCGGCTTCGGCGCGGCAAACGTCGTCGTCGCGGTGCCGCAGATGTGGATCGACGTGCGCAGCATGGCCGATCTCGACGATGTTGCGCAGGGCTTCCACGCCCGCCACGGCCGTCGGCTGCGGGTCGCGACGAAGTACGTCAATCTTACCCGCCGCTTCTTTGCGGAGCATTCGGTCGGCGACTACCTGATCGTCGAGAGCGCCGGCGCCACCGAGGGTGCCCCCGCCTCCGGCACCGCCGACCTGATCGTCGACATCACCACGACCGGCGCGACGCTCGCGGCGAATGCCCTCAAGGTGCTCGACGACGGCGTGATCCTGGAGAGCCAGGCCAATCTCGTCGCTGCGCTGGGCGCCGCCTGGCACGACTCCACGCTGGTCGCACTGCGCACGCTGCTCGACCGGATTGCTGCCGAGGAACGGGCACGGACCATGCGCGAGGTGCGGGCGGCGGTCGAAGGCGATGCACGCAAGGTGTTCGAGGAGCTGCGCAGCCGCTTCGACTGCGTCGCGCCGTTCGGGGTTGAGAAGTCCGCGCCGCTGGTGCTGCATGTGTCGGTCGACCGTCTCTATGGACTTGTCGACCGGTTGCGCGACAGCGGCGCCCGAACCGTGACCGTCTCAGTCCTCGACTACGTGTTTCTGGCCGACAATCCCCTCTACGATCGGGTCATCGGGCGGCTGCGAGCCGCGTCGGGCAGTCGCCGCGCCCGAACCGAGTGA
- a CDS encoding iron-containing alcohol dehydrogenase: MSSLITYLTTIRFGEGCVAEIGEDLDQLGIRRALIVADKGVVGAGLVERVTDAMSQDRIAGVFDDTPSNPTERAARKALELYRACGADGIVAVGGGSPIDLAKAVALMATHDGAFESYAAILGGVPRITAAVAPVIAIPTTAGTGSEVGRAALITLDDGRKLGFISPHLFPKRAVCDPELTYGLPPGLTAATGMDAISHCVETFLSPKFNPPADAIALDGLGRAVRHLRRAVADGSDKEARREMMIAALHGGLTFQKGLGAIHAISHPLGGLEEPSLHHGTLNAVLLPHVLRFNEAAAGAKYEAMRAAMGLAAGTDLAAWFDGLNREIGMPRSLSQMGLPRQAIPPVIDGALADHSGPTNPRPLDRAAVTALIEAAY, translated from the coding sequence ATGTCTTCACTGATCACCTATCTCACCACCATCCGCTTCGGCGAGGGCTGCGTTGCCGAGATCGGCGAGGATCTCGACCAGCTGGGAATCCGGCGCGCGCTGATCGTGGCCGACAAGGGCGTCGTCGGTGCGGGCCTGGTCGAGCGCGTGACGGACGCGATGTCGCAGGACCGCATAGCGGGGGTGTTCGACGACACGCCGTCGAATCCGACCGAGCGGGCGGCGCGCAAGGCGCTCGAGCTGTACCGGGCGTGCGGAGCCGACGGCATCGTCGCGGTCGGCGGTGGCTCGCCGATCGACCTCGCCAAGGCCGTGGCGCTGATGGCAACCCATGACGGTGCCTTCGAATCCTACGCGGCGATCCTTGGCGGCGTGCCGCGGATCACCGCCGCCGTCGCCCCGGTGATCGCCATACCGACGACGGCTGGCACCGGTTCGGAGGTCGGGCGCGCTGCGCTGATCACCCTCGATGACGGCCGCAAGCTCGGCTTCATCTCGCCGCATCTGTTCCCGAAGCGGGCGGTGTGCGATCCGGAGCTGACCTATGGCCTGCCGCCCGGCCTCACCGCCGCGACCGGCATGGATGCGATCAGCCACTGTGTCGAGACCTTCCTGTCGCCGAAGTTCAACCCGCCTGCCGACGCCATCGCGCTCGACGGTCTGGGACGCGCCGTCCGCCATCTGCGCCGCGCCGTCGCAGACGGCTCGGACAAGGAGGCGCGGCGCGAGATGATGATCGCTGCCCTGCATGGCGGCCTCACCTTCCAGAAGGGGCTTGGCGCGATTCACGCGATTTCCCATCCGCTCGGCGGGCTTGAGGAGCCCTCGCTCCACCATGGCACGCTGAACGCGGTGCTGCTGCCGCACGTGCTGCGCTTCAACGAGGCGGCTGCGGGCGCCAAGTACGAGGCGATGCGCGCGGCGATGGGGCTGGCCGCAGGCACCGATCTCGCCGCCTGGTTCGATGGCCTCAACCGCGAGATCGGCATGCCTCGATCGCTGTCGCAGATGGGGCTTCCGCGCCAGGCGATCCCGCCGGTGATCGATGGCGCGCTCGCCGACCATTCGGGGCCGACCAATCCGCGCCCGCTCGACCGGGCCGCTGTCACCGCGCTGATCGAGGCGGCCTACTGA
- a CDS encoding ATP phosphoribosyltransferase regulatory subunit, whose protein sequence is MTGIDTAGDRRADGLAPSVARLLALFAEQGLVRAEPAILQPASIFLDLSGEDIRRRLYLVQDPGGRELCLRPDYTIPVSLDHLAGPRAGSRAGYCYFGPVFRHRPQQQAPGEFLQAGIELYGDADRDAADADIVALSLRSLACFGLAAPEVRLGDPGLFMAFVAALGLPEPWPRRLRGSFGRPGGPAEMLRGRPPAATADRGFLTALAKADPGAARAAVEEMVAVAGIASIGGRSAAEIAERLMEQAQLASDGGLEPAARDLLLQVASVRGGPEEALKRFTEIADSAGLDVEQDLVAFARRLLTMAERGVPLESITFAADFGRRLDYYTGFVFEVFDPARRSAGQLVGGGRYDRLLSLLGAPEPVPAVGCAIWIDRLTGGGRA, encoded by the coding sequence ATGACGGGGATCGACACGGCAGGCGATCGGAGGGCGGACGGCCTTGCGCCATCGGTCGCGCGCCTGCTGGCACTGTTCGCCGAACAGGGGCTGGTGCGGGCCGAGCCGGCGATCCTGCAGCCGGCATCGATCTTCCTCGATTTGTCGGGCGAGGATATCCGGCGCCGGCTCTATCTGGTCCAGGATCCCGGCGGACGCGAGTTGTGCCTCAGGCCCGACTACACGATTCCGGTCAGTCTTGACCATCTGGCCGGTCCGCGGGCCGGCAGCCGGGCAGGCTACTGCTATTTCGGGCCGGTCTTCCGCCATCGTCCCCAGCAGCAGGCGCCCGGCGAATTCCTCCAGGCGGGAATCGAACTCTACGGCGATGCGGACAGGGACGCAGCCGACGCCGACATCGTCGCGTTGTCGCTGCGCAGCCTTGCCTGCTTCGGGCTCGCCGCGCCAGAGGTCCGGCTCGGTGATCCGGGCCTGTTCATGGCCTTCGTCGCTGCACTCGGTTTGCCCGAACCTTGGCCGCGCCGGCTGCGCGGATCATTCGGGCGTCCGGGCGGCCCGGCCGAGATGCTGCGTGGCCGTCCGCCGGCGGCGACCGCCGACCGTGGCTTCCTGACCGCGCTTGCGAAAGCGGATCCCGGGGCCGCCCGCGCCGCGGTCGAGGAGATGGTCGCGGTCGCCGGGATCGCGTCGATCGGCGGCCGCAGCGCCGCGGAGATCGCCGAGCGTCTGATGGAGCAGGCGCAGCTCGCCAGTGATGGCGGTCTGGAGCCTGCCGCGCGCGACCTGCTGCTCCAGGTTGCCTCCGTCCGGGGTGGCCCGGAAGAGGCGCTCAAGCGCTTCACCGAGATCGCCGACAGCGCCGGGTTGGATGTCGAGCAGGATCTCGTTGCCTTCGCCCGCCGCCTGCTGACCATGGCCGAGCGTGGCGTGCCGCTCGAATCGATCACCTTTGCAGCCGATTTCGGCCGGCGCCTCGACTACTATACCGGCTTCGTCTTCGAGGTGTTCGATCCGGCCCGCCGGTCAGCCGGTCAGCTCGTCGGCGGCGGCCGCTACGACCGGCTGCTGTCGCTGCTCGGAGCACCGGAGCCGGTGCCTGCCGTCGGCTGCGCCATCTGGATCGACCGCCTGACCGGGGGAGGGCGGGCATGA